Genomic segment of Deltaproteobacteria bacterium:
CCCGGACCTGCCCATCGTGGTTTTGTCCGGCGTCGGCGTGGTCGACGACGCCCTCAAGGCCGTGCGTCTGGGGGCCTGGGATTACCTCACCAAGCCATTGGGCGATCTCAGAATTCTGGATCACACCCTGGCCAAGGTCGCGGAAAAGGCACGGCTGATCCGCGAGAACAGGGCCTACCAGGAAAACCTGGAAGCCCTGGTCCGCCAACGCACCGCCGAACTGGAAAGCACCCGGCGCCAGATCATGCACCGCCTGAGCCGGGCCGCTGAATACAAGGACAACGAAACCGGCCACCATGTCACCCGCGTCGGCGAAATCGCGGCCGTCCTGGCCAGGGCCCTGGGCTTCGACGACGAGCAGTGCGCCAATATCCGGGACTGCGCCCCCCTGCACGACATCGG
This window contains:
- a CDS encoding response regulator, which translates into the protein MRILIIDDEEGLRRSLSAYLEDQDHDPLQASNGRDGLDAMRAALPDLDVVLVDLNMPVLDGYGFLERAVAEAPDLPIVVLSGVGVVDDALKAVRLGAWDYLTKPLGDLRILDHTLAKVAEKARLIRENRAYQENLEALVRQRTAELESTRRQIMHRLSRAAEYKDNETGHHVTRVGEIAAVLARALGFDDEQCANIRDCAPLHDIG